The Desulfobacterales bacterium region ATCTAGCGGATCTGCAGGAGGAAGCCAAGGCTGTTAAAGAACACATTGCGCAAATCAAAAAAGAAAAATAGCCATGCAATTTAAAACAGAGAGGGGCAACCGCTCCTCTCTGTTCCGCACAAACACTCTTTGATGAGGTAAATATTTTCACATTGCCTGCCCAATTTCTAGTCTTTTTTCCATTTGTCAAACAAGAAATTTTTCGCCCACATTTCAAGACAGGCTATTGAAAGATGGTACGGATTAAATCTCCTTGGCCCAATTCCTTAATTCAAATTTTTGTATCTTACCGGTTGAAGTCTTCGGTAGCTCACAGAAGACAACATTTTTAGGCCTTTTGAATCCGGCCATATTTTCCCTGCAGAAAGCGATTAATTCGGATTCGGTCGTTTCTTCATAACCGCGATTGAGCTCCACAAAAGCACATGGGGTCTCTCCCCATTTCTCATGTGGTTTGGCAACGACTGCTACCAGAGAGACTGCCGGGTGTTTGGCCAGGACATTTTCGACTTCAACAGAAGAGATGTTTTCTCCTCCGGAGATAATGATGTCTTTGGAGCGATCCTTGATTTGGATGTAGCCGTCCGGGTGCATGACAGCCAGGTCTCCGGAGTGGAACCATCCATTTTCGAAAGATTTTTCAGTCTCCTCCTTATTTTTGTAATATCCTTTCATGACCGTATTACCGCGAATCATGATTTCACCCATTGTTTTACCATCTCTTGGCACCGTTTCCATCGTCAGGGGATCGAAAATATCAATTTCCTCCATCATTGGATACCTCACGCCCTGGCGCGCTTTGATTTCGGCCTTCTGGCCCATGGAACAATCATCCCAATCCGGATTCCAGGCACAGTGAAGTACGTGCCCGTATGTTTCGGTAAGGCCGTAAACATGCATCACTTCAAAACCAAGACCCTCCATTTTCTCCAGTATAGCGCTCGACGGCGGTGCACCCGCAGTCATGGCATAAACCTTGTGATCAATTTTGCGCTTTTCATTGTCCGGTGCATTGGCGATCATATTCAGAACGATGGGCGCTCCGCCGAAATGCGTAATTTTATGATCGACGATTAGATCATAGATATCTTTGGCAATGATATATCGACAACAGACGGCCGTTCCTGTCAGAGCGGCAATCGTCCACGGGTATCCCCATCCATTACAGTGAAACATGGGTACCGTGTAGAGATATTTCAGATGATTGGGCATATTCCATGCAATGACGCTCCCCATGGACATTAAATAAGCGCCGCGATGGTGGTAGACGACGCCTTTGGGCCGGCCCGTTGTCCCGGAGGTATAATTCAGTGTAATCGCCTGCCACTCATCAAGGGGCCTCTTCCACTGATAATCGGCATCCCCTTTTTCCAGAAATTCGTCGAAGGTAAATTCCCCGAGGCATTCTCCCTGGCCATTCTGCAAATTTGCATTCGGGTCTTCAATATCAATCACCAAAATTTCTTTTTCATGCTTGGTCAGGGCCTCTTTGACCGCAGGAGAAAACTGAGTATCGGCAATAAATGCCTTCGTGTCGGCATGATCCAGAATATATGCGATGGTATCGGCTTCGAGTCTCGTGTTGATCGTATTGAGAACCGCCCCGGTCATCGGGACCGAGTAGTGTGTTTCAAAAATTTCGGGCGTATTTGCTGCAATAATTGAGACCGTATCCCCTAATCCAATGCCGTGTTTTTCAAGGGCGCTGGCAAATTTCAGACAGCGATTATAGGTTTCAAGCCAGGTGTAGTTTCGATCGGCATATATTACGGAGGGATAGTTCGGATATATATCTTTGGTTTTTTCGATAAAGGACAAAGGCGAAAGTGGAACAAAATTCGCTGCATTTTTTTCGAGGTCCATCTCATAATTATTCTTCTTCGAATCCACGGTTTCCTCCTCTTAATTATGGTCCTGTGGGAAGGGCAACCTGCAGTCCTCAGAAGGGTGCATATTGCCCGGGATGTCAAATTTTCATAATCGATCCACCTCATTTGACTGGATGCATAGCCGTGTAAAAAATATCGATCAAACGAAACATTTTTATGGAACGTGCTGAAAAGAAATTCGCAAAAAAGGCCCGGCATATAGCAGAAACTGCACTTGACAAAATAGTGCCGGATTGCTAAGAACAGACCGACCGGTCCGTCTTACCCTTATTTTGAGGTTATGTCAATTGAATCTTAAAAATACCATCGTTCACGAATCTCTAAAACTCTTCTCGCTTAATGGATTTTTAAGCACATCCATTCAGGATATCCTCTCGGCTGCCGGTACCTCCAAAGGCGGTTTTTACAATCATTTTGCAAGCAAAGAAGACCTTTTCTTCCAGGTTCTGAACGAAGCCCGCAGAATTTGGCGCGAACGCAACCTGCAAGGCCTGGATAAAATAGATGATCCCATCAGCAAAATTGAGCAGCTGCTTTTAAATTATAAGGAAAGCTATCTTCTAGACTCAGAAAATTTTCCCGGCGGATGCATATTTATTATGTTTGCAGTTGAATTGGGTAACTCACGTCCGCACCTGTCCAGGGAAGTTCAGAAAGGCTTTGTCGGCCTCAAGACGATGCTCAAGAGAATATTGGATAATGGCCAATCGCCTGCAATGCAATACAGCGGCAATGACACAACCACTGTTACAGAGATAATCTTCAACGGCATGCTAGGAGCTTCGGTTAATTTCAGTGTGGATAGATCATATGAAGCTCTGGATAAATCCATTAACTCCTTGATTGATTATCTCAATAAACTCAGAGATTGAATTTGGCAATATAGAGATATATAAATTTATTGGCAGGAGGAGATTAAAATGATTGATTTTACGTTCACCGATGAGCGGAAAAATGGTGCTCCCGGAGGTTTATATCGGCGTAGGTTGTCTGGAAAGCAGCAGCACATGGTCGGTATCGTCGGCGCCCGGGTAATGGTCGCCATCAACAATGATGCCAAATCACCGATATTTGAGCAGGTCGATTACGGTATTGTCGATGACTGTAGAGAATTTTTGCCCACATTGATCGAACAAATAAAGCAGTACCAGGAGAAAGAAAATACCTGCGAATAGTCAAATTAATTTTGTCCTTATCGATAACATTTGTCAGGACATGAAAGGGGATAAAACATGGCAATAAAGAAACGAGAAGACTATCTAAAGGCGCTGCGCGAACTTAGACCGAATATCTTCAAGTTCGGCGAGCTTATTGAAGATGTTACGACCCATCCTGCGACAAAAAGAACAGTGGAGAGCCACGCGTTGAATTACGATGCAGCCAATGATCCGGCATTGCAAGACATTTACTCAACGACATCAACTTTTTCCGGCGACAAAATTTTACGCTGGAACTCCATGATGCAGAGTTCAAAAGATCTGATCGCCAATATGCGCATGAAACGGCAGAATTATCGGCGCACCGGCAGCTGCACCGGAGCGGTATGCGTCGGGTGGAATGCCATGAACGTCATGTGGGCCGTTTGTGGTGAAATGGATGAGGCCAACGGAACTGATTACCAACTTCGACTGAAAAACTGGATCCTATCGGCTGAGAGTAAAGGGCTGACAGTCGCCGGGGCCCTGACGGATGCAAAAGGCGATCGCAGCCTGAAACCTTCCCAGCAGCCCGATCCCGACACCAACCTGCGGATAAAGGAAGTTCGGGAAGACGGCATCGTCATTCGCGGGGCCAAGTTAATGATTTGCGGAACGGCAGCTTCCCAGGAGATTTTTCTGCTGCCGGGCAGTGTCTACGGTGAGGCAGATCAGGATTATGCGCTTGCCTGTGTTGTGCCCAGAGATATTGAAGGGTTGACTATTGTAGAGGCCACCAGACCCAGCGATCGGAGAGAGCTGGAGGATACAGCTGCTGTCGAAACGCCGGATACGGGTATTACCCAGGGATGGCTGCTATTCGAAGATGTTTTTGTACCCAAAGAAAGGGTGTTTCTGTGCAAGGAGTTTAAATACACCGGGAAGGTTATTCAATATTTCACCGCCAATTACCGCGCCTGTATCGGTGCCTGTGTCGCCGGGCAGGGGGATGTGATGATCGGCGCGTCGGTCCTGATGGCACGGCTAAATGGGCTGTCAGCCAAAGTGTTTACTGACAAGCTGGTCACAATGTCCGTCAACAATACGATCACCTACGGCCTGGGGGCCGGTGCGATCGCTTTGGGCACCAAACATCCCTCCGGTTCTTATTTTGCGGACTCCCATACCGCCCATACCAACAAAGTTATGGTGGCCACCCTGCCATATGAAGTAAAGCGACTTACTCAGGATATCGGCGGCGGAATCGTCGAAACCGGGTGCATGCCCTCTTATAAGGATTTTACCAATCCGCAGTACGGGCATCTTATTCAGAAATGTCTGAAAGCCGGCGCCGGATCCGCCGAATCACGATTTAAAGCCGCACGCCTGTCCGAATGGCTGACCATTGGCTCCGGCGTACCCGGTTGTATGCACGGCGGCGGGTCGCCGGACGGGGCCAAGCTGGTGGTGCGGTTTACGACACCGCTTGAAGAGTACGCCGATTATGCTAGAAAAATTATTAACATCGAGGAGGAAATTTCCGAACCGCAGAAAAAGTTAAAGAATTAGATGCGCTACGAAAAATTGCATATTAAAGGTGACGGAAATCTGTGTAATGTTGCATCGACGAATGCTCAAATTCAAGCTGATCGACAACCAAGCAGGTGGCTTGGGAAATGTGACAGGATACAATTTGTTCAAT contains the following coding sequences:
- a CDS encoding TetR/AcrR family transcriptional regulator; amino-acid sequence: MNLKNTIVHESLKLFSLNGFLSTSIQDILSAAGTSKGGFYNHFASKEDLFFQVLNEARRIWRERNLQGLDKIDDPISKIEQLLLNYKESYLLDSENFPGGCIFIMFAVELGNSRPHLSREVQKGFVGLKTMLKRILDNGQSPAMQYSGNDTTTVTEIIFNGMLGASVNFSVDRSYEALDKSINSLIDYLNKLRD
- a CDS encoding acyl-CoA synthetase, which gives rise to MDSKKNNYEMDLEKNAANFVPLSPLSFIEKTKDIYPNYPSVIYADRNYTWLETYNRCLKFASALEKHGIGLGDTVSIIAANTPEIFETHYSVPMTGAVLNTINTRLEADTIAYILDHADTKAFIADTQFSPAVKEALTKHEKEILVIDIEDPNANLQNGQGECLGEFTFDEFLEKGDADYQWKRPLDEWQAITLNYTSGTTGRPKGVVYHHRGAYLMSMGSVIAWNMPNHLKYLYTVPMFHCNGWGYPWTIAALTGTAVCCRYIIAKDIYDLIVDHKITHFGGAPIVLNMIANAPDNEKRKIDHKVYAMTAGAPPSSAILEKMEGLGFEVMHVYGLTETYGHVLHCAWNPDWDDCSMGQKAEIKARQGVRYPMMEEIDIFDPLTMETVPRDGKTMGEIMIRGNTVMKGYYKNKEETEKSFENGWFHSGDLAVMHPDGYIQIKDRSKDIIISGGENISSVEVENVLAKHPAVSLVAVVAKPHEKWGETPCAFVELNRGYEETTESELIAFCRENMAGFKRPKNVVFCELPKTSTGKIQKFELRNWAKEI
- a CDS encoding 4-hydroxyphenylacetate 3-hydroxylase N-terminal domain-containing protein, translating into MAIKKREDYLKALRELRPNIFKFGELIEDVTTHPATKRTVESHALNYDAANDPALQDIYSTTSTFSGDKILRWNSMMQSSKDLIANMRMKRQNYRRTGSCTGAVCVGWNAMNVMWAVCGEMDEANGTDYQLRLKNWILSAESKGLTVAGALTDAKGDRSLKPSQQPDPDTNLRIKEVREDGIVIRGAKLMICGTAASQEIFLLPGSVYGEADQDYALACVVPRDIEGLTIVEATRPSDRRELEDTAAVETPDTGITQGWLLFEDVFVPKERVFLCKEFKYTGKVIQYFTANYRACIGACVAGQGDVMIGASVLMARLNGLSAKVFTDKLVTMSVNNTITYGLGAGAIALGTKHPSGSYFADSHTAHTNKVMVATLPYEVKRLTQDIGGGIVETGCMPSYKDFTNPQYGHLIQKCLKAGAGSAESRFKAARLSEWLTIGSGVPGCMHGGGSPDGAKLVVRFTTPLEEYADYARKIINIEEEISEPQKKLKN